CAAAACAAACAAGATGTTTTACTTTTCATCGATAATATTTTCCGATTTACTCAAGCAGGTTCAGAAGTATCGGCTTTACTGGGTCGTATGCCTTCTGCTGTTGGTTACCAACCAACACTTGCTACAGAAATGGGTCAATTACAAGAACGCATCACTTCAACAAAATCAGGATCAATTACATCAATTCAAGCGATTTATGTACCAGCGGATGACTTAACAGACCCTGCTGCTGCCATTACTTTTACGCACTTAGATGCGAAAACGGTATTGGATCGTAATATTGCAGCCCTTGGGATTTATCCTGCGGTTGATCCACTTGAATCCAGCAGTAACCTTCTATCTGAAGATGTTGTTGGTGCAGAGCACGTTTATGTTGCCACAGAAGTTCAAAAAATCTTGCAACGTTATAAAGACTTACAAGATATTATTGCAATCTTAGGTATGGACGAATTAAGTGAAGATGATAAGTTAACGGTTAACCGTGCGCGTAGGATCCGTAACTTCTTGTCCCAACCGTTCTTCGTTGCGGAAACGTTCTCCGGTATTCCGGGTTCTTATGTGCCAATTGCTGACACAATCCGTAGCTTTAAAGCGATTTTAGATGGAGAAGTGGATCACTTACCTGAACAAGCATTCTTGTTTGCATCTACAATCGATGACGTTTACCGCAAGGCAGGCGTAACAAAAGAAAATGTTTAATCTAAAAATAGTTACACCAGAGGGAGCATACCGGAGTGTTGATGTGGAATCCATCACTCTCCCAACTTCTGATGGACAACGCACGGTGCTCCAAGAACATATGGCAATTGTTTTGCCAATTGAAATTGGAACAATGTATACAAAATCGAAAGATGGAAAAGAGAATTTTGCGGTTTCAGAAGGCTTGTTTACGTTTGAAAACAATCAAGGAACCCTTTTGGTTGCTACAATCGAGAGCGAAGCAGAAATTGATTTCCATCGAGCTGAACAGGCACGAATTCGTGCTGAAAAGCGTCTGAATGAAAAGAAAGAGTATGAAGATGGGCTTGATTTAAAACGTGCTCAACTTGCTCTTATGCGTTCATTATCGAGGTTGAGGTTGAAAAAATGAAACGTAAATTTAAAAAACTTACAATTCCTCAATATATTGCACTTGGTTTCGCACTAACAATTTTTGTTGGTGCGACCTTGTTGTCTTTGCCAATATCAAGTCAAAGTGGCCATGCAACAAATTTTCTGGATGCATTATTTACAGCGACATCTGCAGTATGTGTGACCGGCCAGGTTACGCTTAATACAGCAGAACATTGGAACTATTTTGGAAAAACGGTAATCATTACTTTAATTGAAATTGGTGGACTTGGGTTCATGTCAATTATCGTGATGTTTTTTGTCTTTATAGGAAAACGTCTAAACTTACGTCAGCGTTTGATTGTTCGTGAAGCCATTAATACGGATAGCCTATCGGATGCGCAGTTCTTAATTCGATATATTATTCGATTTTCACTTACGATTCAAGCAATTGGTGCGGCACTTTTAGCGATTGATTTTATTCCGAGATTTGGTTTATTCAAAGGTATTTATTTCTCTGTATTCCATAGTATATCCGCATTTTGTAATGCTGGATTTGATTTATTTGGAGACAGTTTGGAAGGTTTTACTCGAAATCCACTTGTGATTCTCACAATTGGTGGACTTATAGTCGTGGGTGGCTTAGGGTTTATCGTCTGGCGTGATGTGTTATCGTACCGACGGAATCGTAAATTACTTATGCATACCAAAATTACACTGATAACGACACTTTCAATCTTAGGCGTAAGCTTCTTACTCTTTTGGTTGAGTGAAAGTCGCAATGGAACCTTTGCGGATTTACCATTCCATATGCAACTTATAAATTATCTGTTCATGGCGATTACCCCGCGTACGGCAGGTTATGCGAATGTTAACTATGCGACGGTTTCGTCGATGGGTATTTTTGTTACAATTCTCTTAATGTTTATTGGGGCTTCGGCGGGTTCAACCGGTGGTGGTGTTAAAGTAACAACTGTTGCTACCATTGTACTCTTTGTTCGTGCTAAGTTAAGAGATGAACAAACACACTTTAAGAATCGATCCATCTCTCATGAAAAAGTAGAGAAGGCGCTCTTAATTGTATTTGCTGGGATTATTATGGTCTTACTTGCTTCACTCATACTTCTGATA
This genomic stretch from Erysipelothrix rhusiopathiae harbors:
- the atpD gene encoding F0F1 ATP synthase subunit beta: MKGRIVQIVGPVVDVRFEKEHMPKLYNALKVKHESMDVTLEVSQHIGNDLARCISMGPTDGLSRGLEVEDTGFAIKVPVGKEILGRMFNVLGEPIDEQAFSTEGVEMHEIHREAPPFKDQQTTNTVLETGIKVIDLLCPYPQGGKIGLFGGAGVGKTVLMQELIHNIAIEHSGLSVVAGVGERTREGNDLYHEMKDAKVLENTVLVYGQMNESPGARMRVALSALTMAENFRDQNKQDVLLFIDNIFRFTQAGSEVSALLGRMPSAVGYQPTLATEMGQLQERITSTKSGSITSIQAIYVPADDLTDPAAAITFTHLDAKTVLDRNIAALGIYPAVDPLESSSNLLSEDVVGAEHVYVATEVQKILQRYKDLQDIIAILGMDELSEDDKLTVNRARRIRNFLSQPFFVAETFSGIPGSYVPIADTIRSFKAILDGEVDHLPEQAFLFASTIDDVYRKAGVTKENV
- a CDS encoding TrkH family potassium uptake protein, which encodes MKRKFKKLTIPQYIALGFALTIFVGATLLSLPISSQSGHATNFLDALFTATSAVCVTGQVTLNTAEHWNYFGKTVIITLIEIGGLGFMSIIVMFFVFIGKRLNLRQRLIVREAINTDSLSDAQFLIRYIIRFSLTIQAIGAALLAIDFIPRFGLFKGIYFSVFHSISAFCNAGFDLFGDSLEGFTRNPLVILTIGGLIVVGGLGFIVWRDVLSYRRNRKLLMHTKITLITTLSILGVSFLLFWLSESRNGTFADLPFHMQLINYLFMAITPRTAGYANVNYATVSSMGIFVTILLMFIGASAGSTGGGVKVTTVATIVLFVRAKLRDEQTHFKNRSISHEKVEKALLIVFAGIIMVLLASLILLITETIPERYGIEYVLVEVFSCFGTVGLTMGLTPNLTVIGKIVLIVLMFAGRIGLLTFFLSFGGRAEKKEPLIRYPEGNVLIG
- the atpC gene encoding ATP synthase F1 subunit epsilon gives rise to the protein MFNLKIVTPEGAYRSVDVESITLPTSDGQRTVLQEHMAIVLPIEIGTMYTKSKDGKENFAVSEGLFTFENNQGTLLVATIESEAEIDFHRAEQARIRAEKRLNEKKEYEDGLDLKRAQLALMRSLSRLRLKK